From Oncorhynchus mykiss isolate Arlee chromosome 6, USDA_OmykA_1.1, whole genome shotgun sequence, the proteins below share one genomic window:
- the asb7 gene encoding ankyrin repeat and SOCS box protein 7 isoform X2, whose translation MTPPLTRCNRMLNHHCRRNPELQEELQIQAAVAAGDVYTVRKMLEQGYSPKIRDANGWTLLHFSAAKGKERCVRVFLEHGADPTVKDFIGGFTALHYAAMHGRARIARLMLESDFRSDIINAKSNDGWTPLHVAAHYGRDSFVRLLLEFRAEVDPLSDKGTTPLQLAIIRERSSCVRILLDHSANIDIQNGFLLRYAVIKGNHSYCRMFLQRGADTNLGRLEDGQTPLHLSALRDDVLCAQMLYKYGADTNTRNYEGQTPVAVSSSMSGISRPCLDFLQEVTKTWRQNRTG comes from the exons ATGACCCCTCCCCTTACGAGATGTAACAGGATGCTGAACCATCACTGTAGAAGGAACCCCGAGCTTCAAGAGGAGCTGCAGATACAG GCTGCAGTGGCAGCGGGGGATGTGTACACTGTCAGGAAGATGCTGGAGCAAGGCTACTCTCCGAAGATCCGTGATGCCAACGGGTGGACCCTGCTCCACTTCTCCGCTGCCAAGGGGAAGGAGAGATGTGTCCGGGTCTTCCTGGAGCACGGAG CTGACCCCACAGTAAAGGACTTCATCGGCGGCTTCACGGCGCTCCACTATGCCGCCATGCACGGCCGTGCGCGCATCGCCCGCCTCATGCTGGAGTCGGACTTCCGCAGCGACATCATCAATGCCAAGAGCAACGACGGCTGGACGCCGCTGCATGTGGCTGCCCACTATGGCCGCGACTCTTTCGTGCGGCTCCTCCTTGAGTTCCGCGCCGAGGTGGATCCCCTCAGCGACAAGGGCACCACGCCCCTCCAACTCGCTATCATCCGTGAGCGCTCCAGCTGCGTGAGAATCCTGCTGGACCACAGCGCCAACATCGACATTCAGAATGGCTTCCTGCTGCGCTACGCCGTCATCAAGGGGAATCATTCCTACTGTCGTATGTTCCTGCAGCGGGGTGCGGACACTAACCTGGGTCGCCTCGAGGACGGGCAGACCCCGTTGCACCTATCGGCACTAAGAGACGACGTGCTGTGTGCTCAGATGCTTTACAAGTACGGCGCCGACACCAACACAAGGAACTACGAGGGCCAGACTCCCGTGGCGGTGTCGTCGAGCATGTCGGGCATCAGCCGGCCCTGCCTGGACTTCCTACAGGAGGTCACCA AAACATGGAGACAAAACAGGACCGGGTGA
- the asb7 gene encoding ankyrin repeat and SOCS box protein 7 isoform X1 produces the protein MTPPLTRCNRMLNHHCRRNPELQEELQIQAAVAAGDVYTVRKMLEQGYSPKIRDANGWTLLHFSAAKGKERCVRVFLEHGADPTVKDFIGGFTALHYAAMHGRARIARLMLESDFRSDIINAKSNDGWTPLHVAAHYGRDSFVRLLLEFRAEVDPLSDKGTTPLQLAIIRERSSCVRILLDHSANIDIQNGFLLRYAVIKGNHSYCRMFLQRGADTNLGRLEDGQTPLHLSALRDDVLCAQMLYKYGADTNTRNYEGQTPVAVSSSMSGISRPCLDFLQEVTRQPRTLQDMCRINIRHHIGLQSLTFLEDLPIAKVMKDYLKHKFDNV, from the exons ATGACCCCTCCCCTTACGAGATGTAACAGGATGCTGAACCATCACTGTAGAAGGAACCCCGAGCTTCAAGAGGAGCTGCAGATACAG GCTGCAGTGGCAGCGGGGGATGTGTACACTGTCAGGAAGATGCTGGAGCAAGGCTACTCTCCGAAGATCCGTGATGCCAACGGGTGGACCCTGCTCCACTTCTCCGCTGCCAAGGGGAAGGAGAGATGTGTCCGGGTCTTCCTGGAGCACGGAG CTGACCCCACAGTAAAGGACTTCATCGGCGGCTTCACGGCGCTCCACTATGCCGCCATGCACGGCCGTGCGCGCATCGCCCGCCTCATGCTGGAGTCGGACTTCCGCAGCGACATCATCAATGCCAAGAGCAACGACGGCTGGACGCCGCTGCATGTGGCTGCCCACTATGGCCGCGACTCTTTCGTGCGGCTCCTCCTTGAGTTCCGCGCCGAGGTGGATCCCCTCAGCGACAAGGGCACCACGCCCCTCCAACTCGCTATCATCCGTGAGCGCTCCAGCTGCGTGAGAATCCTGCTGGACCACAGCGCCAACATCGACATTCAGAATGGCTTCCTGCTGCGCTACGCCGTCATCAAGGGGAATCATTCCTACTGTCGTATGTTCCTGCAGCGGGGTGCGGACACTAACCTGGGTCGCCTCGAGGACGGGCAGACCCCGTTGCACCTATCGGCACTAAGAGACGACGTGCTGTGTGCTCAGATGCTTTACAAGTACGGCGCCGACACCAACACAAGGAACTACGAGGGCCAGACTCCCGTGGCGGTGTCGTCGAGCATGTCGGGCATCAGCCGGCCCTGCCTGGACTTCCTACAGGAGGTCACCA gacaacccaggACCTTGCAAGACATGTGTCGGATAAACATCCGGCATCACATAGGCCTCCAGAGCTTGACGTTTCTGGAGGACCTGCCCATTGCCAAGGTCATGAAAGACTACCTAAAACACAAGTTTGACAATGTGT